A stretch of DNA from bacterium:
CGCCCATGCTCGCGGCGCTCGTGAAGGCCGGCAAGTTGCCGCCGGTGGCCCAGCGCCTGCCGGAAGACCCGCTCGTCGTCGACACCATCGAGGGCATCGGGCAGTACGGTGGCGTTTGGCGCCGAGGCTTCTTGGGTCCCAGCGACTTCAACAACGTCCACCGCATCGTGTACGATGCGCTCGTGCGCTACTCCCCGGACGGGACCAAGGTCGAGCCGAAGTACGCTTCCAGCGTGACGCCGTCCAAGGACTTCACGGCATGGACGGTGAGGCTGCGCAAGGGCGCCAAGTGGTCGGACGGCAGCCCGTTCACGGCAGACGACATCATGTTCTGGTATAACGACGTGCTCCTGAACAAGGACCTCACCCCGGCGCCGCCCGTGTGGATGAAGAACCACGATGGCTCACCTGTCGCGGTCCAGCGCGTAGACGACATCACGGTTCGCTGGACGTACAAGGAGCCGAGCACCACCTTCATGATGGAGCTCGCCAACAAGGACAGCGGCGACCGCCAGTACGCGTGCTTCCTGCCGGCTCACTACCTCAAGCAGTTCCACGCCAAGTACGCTGAGAAGGCAAAGCTGGATCAGATGGTCGCTGCGGCCAAGTTCAAGACGTGGGTGGAGCTCTTTGCGGCCAAGGCGCATCCACCCGAAAATCCGGATCGCCCGGTGATGGCGGCCTGGGTGGCGAAGACCCGCGTGAGCGAGCAGCTCTTCGTGCTGCGCCGCAACCCCTACTACGTTGGGGTGGACAAGGCGGGGAATCAACTGCCGTATATCGACACGGTCCAGTTCAAATTTTTTGCCGACCCCCAATCCCTCAACCTCGCCGCGATCGCCGGCCAGCTCGACGAGCAGGAGCGGCATATCATCCTCGGCAACTACCCGGTGCTGAAGGAGCACGAGAAGGACGGCAAGTATCGCGTCATCCTCTGGCAGGGCTTCGGCGGCGCCGACGCCGACGTCACGTTCAATGAGACGTACACGAAGGATCCCGACCTCGGCCGGTTGCTCCAGAACCGGGACTTTCGCATCGCCATGTCGTATGCGATCAACCGGAACCAGATCAAGGAGTCGGCGTTCCTCGGCCTGGGAGAGCCCCGCCAGCCGGTCGCCGCGCCGTGGTCGCCGTATTACCCTGGCAATGCCTACGCTCAGAAGTACACAGAGTACCGGCCGGACGAGGCCAACCGGATCCTCGATCGGATAGGATTGGACAAAAAGGACGGTGAGGGCTTCCGCCTCTTCCCGGGCAGTAACCGCCGCGTCACCGTCGAGCTTTCCGTCGTGCCCGTCTTCGGTCCCTGGCCGGATGTCGCACAGCTGATCGCCAAGGACTGGGAGCGGGTCGGGATCAAAGCCATTGTGCAGATCCGCGAGCGGTCGCTGCATTTCCAGATGCGGCAGTCGAACGACCTGCAGGCGGAGATCTGGAACCAGGACACCGCCGGATTCCCGTTTACGGGGACTCCGAAGTACGATCCCCGCACGATCCTCTACGGGACCATCACCATTGGGCCGCTGTGGAAGCAGTGGTACGATACCGGCGGGAAGGAAGGGGTGGAGCCGCCGGCGGCGGCCAAGCGCCTCGTCGAACTGATTGACCGCGCCAAGACGGCCGATCCCAAAGAACAGGCCAGGGACGCACAGGAGATCTTCAAGGTCTGGGTGGACAACATGTTCGAGATTGGGACGGTCGGTCTCACTCCGATGGACCAGGGGGTCGCCGTGGTCAACGTTCACATGCACAACGTCCCGACCAAGTTGGGCAAGGACTGGCCGCTGCGCACGCCGGGGAACGCGCGCACGGAGCAGTTCTACTACAAGTAGGCACACGATCGCCACGCGGCTGGGGCGGCCCGGTGGCGCCCCGGCCGCGTTGAGCGAGGGCGGTCCTCATGCTGCGCGTCCTGGTCCAGCGCCTGCTGCTCCTGCCCTTCCTGCTCGCGGTATTCTCGATCGCGGTCTTTGCGCTGGTCCAGGCGCCGCCCGGCGGTTTCCTCACGAGTTACGTCTCGATGCTCGCCTCGTCCGGCTCGTCGATCAGCGAAGAGCAGG
This window harbors:
- a CDS encoding ABC transporter substrate-binding protein, encoding MRRKLLNGTSHCLMLFMAVLLVLGVGTQAPTPPPVLAQASKYKEAPMLAALVKAGKLPPVAQRLPEDPLVVDTIEGIGQYGGVWRRGFLGPSDFNNVHRIVYDALVRYSPDGTKVEPKYASSVTPSKDFTAWTVRLRKGAKWSDGSPFTADDIMFWYNDVLLNKDLTPAPPVWMKNHDGSPVAVQRVDDITVRWTYKEPSTTFMMELANKDSGDRQYACFLPAHYLKQFHAKYAEKAKLDQMVAAAKFKTWVELFAAKAHPPENPDRPVMAAWVAKTRVSEQLFVLRRNPYYVGVDKAGNQLPYIDTVQFKFFADPQSLNLAAIAGQLDEQERHIILGNYPVLKEHEKDGKYRVILWQGFGGADADVTFNETYTKDPDLGRLLQNRDFRIAMSYAINRNQIKESAFLGLGEPRQPVAAPWSPYYPGNAYAQKYTEYRPDEANRILDRIGLDKKDGEGFRLFPGSNRRVTVELSVVPVFGPWPDVAQLIAKDWERVGIKAIVQIRERSLHFQMRQSNDLQAEIWNQDTAGFPFTGTPKYDPRTILYGTITIGPLWKQWYDTGGKEGVEPPAAAKRLVELIDRAKTADPKEQARDAQEIFKVWVDNMFEIGTVGLTPMDQGVAVVNVHMHNVPTKLGKDWPLRTPGNARTEQFYYK